GCAACACCCGATGGGTATCTCCATGGCAGGGCTGGGCCGAGCCGCCTATTCTGTGGAGCGTCGTTGTCGGCAATCCCTCTGCCAACAAGTCCCCGGCTCTCGACGCGGTGTTGATCCCGCTGAAGCAGGCCGAGCGGCGTATCCGCGACAGGGACCAGACCGCCCTCTCGGAATGGAGGAGCAAGGCGGAGGTCGCCAAGCTCGCAGAGAGCGCATGGAAGGAATCGGTCAAGGCGGCGATCAAGGCCGGCGAAGAACCGCCCCCGAGGCCGGATAGCGCCAATGCCGGCCCAGAACCGTTCCTGACCCGTCTGTCGGTGTCCGACACTACGATTGAGCGCCTGGCCGTCATCCTGTCCCATCAGCCGCGCGGCACGCTGCTTGCCCGTGACGAGCTTGCGGGATGGCTTATGGGGATGACGCGGTATTCCGGGGGCGGCTCGGATCGTCCCTTCTGGCTGGAGGCGTATGGCGGGCGCGGCTACACCGTCGAACGCATGGGCCGCGAGAACGTCTATGTCGAGCGCCTGTCCGTCGCCGTCGTCGGCGGCATTCAGCCTGACCGGCTCCGCAGTCTTCTGACGAAAACGGATGACGACGGCCTTCTTGCTCGCTTTCTGCCGATCTGGCCGCATCCGGCGCCGATCAAGCGGCCGAGCCTGTTCTACGACGAAGCGTTCGTTGAAAGCGCCATCACGCGGCTGCTGACGCTGAAGATGCCTGTCGATGAGGAAGGCTGCGAGCGTCCATGGTTTGTCCACTTCTCCGACGATGCTCGCCGGCTCCTCGATAGTTTCCGCGAAACCGTCCGCGAATGGGAAGCCGGGACGGAAGGCCTGCTGCTTTCCTTCATAGGCAAGCTGCCCGGCATGGCCGCCCGTCTGTCTCTGGTTCTGGCGCATCTCGAATGGGCATCGGGCGAGGCGGACGAGCCGGGCGAAATCACGCTGGAGCAATTTGCCAAGGCCGCGCACCTCGTTGAGGAATATCTGCTGCCGATGGCGCGCCGCGCCTATGCTGACGCGTCTGTTCCGGCGGCTGAGCGGGCTGCCAGACGCCTTGTTGCGCTGATCCGCGAAGCAGGCTGGCAGGAGTTCACAACCCGGCAGGTGCTTCGATACGAACGCAATGGGCTCAGCACCTCCGAGGAGATGGCCCCGGTTCTGAAATTGCTTGAAGATGCAGAGGTCATCCGGCCAGCAGAAGCCTCGTCTGGTCCGAAGGGCGGGAGGCCGGCTCGCGCGTTCAATGTCAACCCGAGCCTCCATAGGAGGCAGTCATGAGCCGCTGGCTTCAGGCCGCGAAATCGGCCTCTACCCTAAAAGACAAAACCGACAAAACCGACAAAACCGCCGGTGATACGACGCCACCAGCGCTGAAACTAACGCGCGAAGGGGTTTTGTCGGTTAAGTCGGTTTTGTCGGATGCAGGAGGGTCTATCAGCCCGGTCGCTCGTCCGCCGGTCGCCCCGGCAGTTTCCGCCGCCGATCCTGAGCCCGTCACCGTCCAAAAATCCGACGCTGAACTCTATGCCGAGGCGCTCCGGCGGATTCAGCCCTGCGGTTATGGTCCCGTGGCCGCGTTTCTCGGCTGGGGCATGACGCGCGCCGCGAACGCGGAAACCGTCCTGCGGGAGGCGGGACGCATTCGCTACGACCACACCGGCAGGGGCGTCTTTGTCGACGGTCCTATTCCGTCGCAGCCGACAGGAGAGAGATCATGAATATGGCCCCGGAAGGCACCTTCAAAACCTTCAAAACCTCCTTCGCCGCAGCCGCCGAGCGCGTGCTGGCGTCCGCCTCCGCGTCCTACGAGCGGGCGCTCGCGGATCAGCAGCGCGACATCGCACAGGCCGCAGCGACCAAGGGCCATCTCGGCGACGGGTATTGGAAACCGGCCCATGCTGCCCGTCTCCGCTATCTCGCCGCGCTCGCGGTCATTGAGGCCGTCAATGAAGGCTGAAGGACCGATTTCGCTTACTGTTGCCGCACGCCGTGCCGGCAAGACCCCGGAGACGATAGCCAACTGGTGCCGTCGTTACGGCATCGGCAAGCAGCTTCACCCCAAGGCGCCGTGGCGCGTCGATCCGGTCGCCCTTCAGTTTGTCATCGAGGGCGATGCGGAGGGGCTGGAGGCATATCTGACGAGCCGGAGTGCCGCGTGAACTGGCAGACGCATAAAATGCGCAATACCAACTTTCGAATGCTTCAACCGGGGCGTGGGATACTGTCCCCATGGCACGCTATCGCTACCGGTCGCATCGCTCCGCAGGCAGTCACATCATCAACGCGACCATAGCCGGTTTGGCTGCTCTCGCCATTGGCGGATTCTTCTACGATACCGAAGATGGTTTTTCCCCCTCTGCGCTCAGCGCTTCGCTTCCCGATTCCGGTTGCGACATCAAGGGCAACATCAGCATCAACAGCGGCGACCGCATCTATCATATGCCGGGGCAGGAATGGTACGAGGAAACCCGCATTCGGCCGGAGTATGGCGAGCGCTGGTTCTGCTCCGAAGCTGAAGCGCAAAAAGCCGGATGGCGTCGCGCCGGCCGGTAAGGCTTTCATATCCTCACGTTCTTACAAAGGCGGCGCCAGCGTCGCACCATCCAGGAATGAACCTGTTGATCGCCGCCTTGGCACTGCTGGCCGCATGGCCTGCCACGATTGTCCTTCACCGAGGGCTGAGGGCCGGACGCTTCGCAACGCGCGGGGTCGTGGTCCGTCGCGCCGAGAAGCCTATCCAATTCGCTGCGATTGCCGGGCTGTATTTGTTCGCACTTGCTCTGCTGATCGTCGCGGCCGTCATCGCGACAATTCCGATGCTTCGGTAGCCGGAGTGTTCTCGCGCTTGCCGCCGGCTTCGATTATGCCGGATGATTTCGGTAAACCCCGCTAACCCTTGATGTTTTTGGTCTTTCTGATGGTCGCGTGATTGTGCCGCGCGGCTGACCGGGTAAGCCTCTCCGAAAGAAAGGAGAGCTGCCATGCGTGCCAATGTCGGAATGTCTGATCGCATTCGGTTCGGACTGTTCTTCGAGGAAAAGCAGATCATCGCCGAGGCCGCCGCGCGTCGCGGCCTGAGCATCGCCGAGTTTGTCCGTCAGTCCGCCATCACCGCAGCCGCGAAGGTGGCCGCCTGATGGGCTACACCGCCGCTCCTCCCGCCACATTGATGCAGGTCTGGCGTCTTCATCGCCATGAGTGCCGGCCCATCGGCAAGCTGGTGGCGGAGGCGCGCGACGGTTCACTCTCGGGCGTCGCTCCGGCCCCGTCCGGCCATGGTTTCATCGTCACCAACAGGAAGCAGGCGCTCGCGGCGATGCTCAAGAAGAAGGAAGCCGCCTGATGGCCAGCTTTATGGACGTTCTCAACGAAATCGACTCGCAGGCGCTGAATTACTTCCCGCCGGCCCCGTCCATGCCCAACAACACCATGGGCGGACTCGGCGGGCTCGGCGGCTTTCGCGGCTGGTTGCAGCAGCCCGGCGTCAGCAACGCATTGCAGGCCATTGGCTCGTCGCTGCTGACGAGCCCGCGCAACAACCCGTTGCAGAACATGCCGCAGTTCCTGGATGCCTATAACAGCCGGTATCAGAAGCAGCAGGAAGGCCTCCGCGACCGCAACGCCATCAAGCGCGTGCTGATGCAGTACGGCGCATCGGAGCAGGAGGCGGAGCAGCTTTCCTACAACAGCAACGCCGCCGAGCTGTGGCTGAAGCAACGCACCAACCAGAAGAGCCTTGAGGCGGACAAGGCGTTCAACGACAGCCTCGCCGGCATCGGGCAGGGAGGTACGGGAACATCGGATGACCCTTTCACGGGGAGTGTAGATGCCCCGGTTTCGGGCGCGCTGATCGACCGGCGGCCCCTGTCCTCCATTGCCACGGACCCCTCGGCCGAACGCCGGCAGGTCGCGCAGGCAGATGATATCGCGTTGCCGGGCGCTGGATCGGGAACGCTGGAACAGCTTTACAGCCGCCGGGATGCCTACGTGAATCTGGCCCGGAACACCAGGAACGCGGAGCAGCTTTCGAAGCTGAAGGTCTTCATCGACAACATCGACGCGAAGATCGAGCGCGAGGAAGAACGCATCAAGCCCACGGAATCGCTGCGGGAGCTTGCCGCCATCAACCAGCAGCGCGAGGAACAGGGCCTTCCCCGGTATCGGCTCGATGAGTGGCAGCAGTTGAAGGCGAGGTCCGGCGCCACGAACATCGATATGAAAGGTCCGTCGAAATACGACGAGACGTACAACACCGAGATGGCCAAGCGGGCCATCGGCATCGAGGACGCCGCCACCACGGCACGGAAGCAACTTGGCACGCTGAAGCTGATGGAGAAAGCGGTAGCCGATCCGGGCTTCTACAGCGGCACGGGAGCGGGACAGGTTGCCAATCTGAAGCGCATGGCAACCAGCCTCGGCCTGCCCGGCGCGGACGGCATCGACAGCACCGAGGCGTTCAACGCCTTGTCGAAGCAGGCCGCGCTCGATGCCATGGGCGGCTCGCTCGGCACGGGTTTCTCGAATGCGGATCGCAGCTTCGTGGAGGAGCAGGTTCCGAACTTAGCCAACACCAAGGCGGGCAATCAGGCGCTCATCCGCATCCAGCGGGCCATGGCGGAGCGCCAGCTTCAGATTGCCGAGTTCGCGCGCAAGTACGCCAACCTCAACGAGGGCCGTCTGGACGGGCAGTTCTATCAGGGTCTCGCCGAATGGGCGGAGGATAATCCGCTGTTTGGCGACGGAACGGGCTTCTTCGCCGACGACGGAAGGCAGAACCGGGCCGGCGGCGGTTCCGGCCGCGCCGGCAGCGCCACGGGACCATCCCGGCAGCGGGCGACCAATCCGAACACGGGCGAAACCGTCGAGTGGGACGGCACGCAATGGAGGCCGGTACAGTGAGCAGCATTCCTCCTCCGCCTCCCGGCTTCGTGCTGGACCCTCCGACCGGCTCCGGTGGCGATATACCGCCTCCGCCGCCGGGTTTCGTACTGGATGCGCCGTCAGAGCCCAAAACCATGTCGGGCGCTCCTGTCGGGTACGAGGATAGCGAGGCGATCCGGGGCAGCCGTACATTGGCGCACAGCTTCGCAGATTTGGCGACTGGTGGCCTTGCAGACGAGGCAGCGGCGTTCATCGGCTCATGGGCCGGCAAACTGCCGGGCGGGCACGGCAAGGGCTACGAGGAGCTTCTGACCGAAATTCGCCAGCAGGGCGAGGAAGACGCCCGCCGGCACCCCTACAAGGCTCTCACAGGCTCGGTGGCCGGCGGTCTTGCCGGCGGCACGGCGCTGGTAAAGGGCGGTCTGTCCATGGCTGGCAGGGCCGCCGAGGCCGGCATGCCGTGGTGGACACGCATTATCGGCGGCGCGGGCGATGGAGCCCTGCAAGCCGGTATCTACGGATTTGGCAGTGGCGAGGGGGTGAAGGACCGATTTGAGCGTGGTGCCTACAACATGCCCATGGGCGCGCTCTACGGTGCCGGAGGGGAGACGCTTGGCGTTCTTGGAAATAGCCTGCTCCGCCCCCTCTTCCGAGGCGCCGACGATGTGGCGGACGGCGTGAGCGCGGCGGCGAATGTGAAGGCGGCGGGCGAGTTCGACATTCCGCTTTCCCGCGCTCAGGCCACCCGTTCCGTCAGCCAGGCCAACATCGAGGATCAGCTTCGCTCGCAGGGAGCCATGAGCAAGTTCGATGCGAAGCAGCGCGCAGCGGTGGGCAAGGCGGCATCGGATTTCCAGTCTCGCATTGCCGGCGACGTGCCTCTCATCCAGTCGGCCGACGAAGCCTATGGCGGCGTGCAGCAGGCCCTTCGCGGCAAGCGCGACTTCCTGAAGTCGGCCAGCCGGGACGCCTACAGGGTTTCCGTCGATGACCCGAGCGTCATGGTCCCGGCCGAGGCGGTGGTTGAGCTTCCGAAGTTCATCCGGGGCCGGCTGGCTCAGGAAAACATCATCGTGGACCCGATGTATCATACCGGCGCGGCGAAGGCGCTCGACTTCATCGACTCGTATATCGGCCGCATGCCCAAGCCCGGCGGAGACATCCAGTCGGTGCAGGCACAGTTGAAGTGGATCGAGAACCTTCGCGCCGGACTGCGCAAGAACTTCCCGGCCATGGGGCAGGATGCTCCCGCGCTTCGCCAGATCAGCCGCGCCGTGGACGAGTGGAACGATGCCATCTTCGATCACGGGCTGGTGTCCGGCTCCGACGAGGTGCTGGAGACGCTGAAGGATGCCCGCTCCAAGTGGAAGGATTTCAAGAACCTCGTGGAGCCCAAGGCGAAGAACGGCGGCGAGATCAACCCGACCTATGCGGCTCAGGCCCGTGTGCGCGACATCATCGAGAAGGAGATGAGCCCGGACGAAATCGGCCGCTACCTGTTCGGCTCCTCGGTCGCCGCGCCGAAGAAGGATTCATGGATGACGGCGCTCGAACTCAAAAAGCACCTTGGGGCGAATAGTCCGGAATGGAACGCGGTGCGGCAGTCCTTCTGGCTCCGGGCGACCCGTGCCGGCGACGAGATGCTGAACCCCGACAGGATCGCGAAGAACATCGACGGCTTCGTGCGGGAGAACAAGGGCGTTGCCTCGGCACTGTTCTCGCCGAAGGAACTGGAGGAAATGGGCAAGTTCTCCACCACGCTGAAGATGCTCAACCCGCCGAAAGAGGGCCGGAACGGCTCGAATACCGCCAACAGGATGATTCCGATCCTTCGGACCTACGGTCAGAACATCATGGGCATGCTCGGTGTGGGCGGCAGCGTTGCGGCGGGGGCGGAGCCCTTGTCCGCGCTCGGTGTCGGCGCAATCACATCGGGCATGACGAAGGGTGTCAACGCTCTCCGGCAATCCTCGCTGGTTGATGCCGCCACCAACTTCCCGATGCCCTCCCGCCCGTCCGGGCGGATCACCGGGGCCATACGCGGCGTCACGTCGCCGCTGGTGGAAAAGCAGAAGCAGGAGCTGGCCCGCAAGCAAATGAGGATCGGGTTCTAGTCGAAGAACGAGCCGACCCACTGCGAGAAGGGCGTTGAGATGTATTCGGCGACCAGCGGGGCAATGAAGATGGCGATGAGGGCCATGCCGACGATCCAGAAGAGCCAGAACAGCACCTTGCCTGCGAAGGGCAGGCGCGGATCGGGACCGATGTGGCTCAACGTCTTCTCCCGTGCGGTTTCAGGAAAGGTAATCGCCCATGGGTAATCTCGCAAGGAGTGTCGTGGATACGATTCTCGGCGAGGCGGTGGCGGGCTCTCGCTCCGTCCGCTTCGAGGACATGCTGAACATCGCCAGCACCATCGCCAACCGGGCCGCCGCCACAGGCGTCTCGATGCAGCAGATCGTGTCCGCCCCGAACCAGTATTCGGCCTACGGAAAGAGCCTCCCGCCCGGCGTCGAGAAATACCGCGACCTTGCCCAAAAGGCGCTTGAGCACGTCCAGACCAAGGGGCCGGTCACGACGGCAACCTACTACGCGACGCCATCGGCCACGAAGAACCTGCCATCCGGCCTCCAGCCCGTCGCTCAGACCAGGGGGCATCAGTTTTTTGACGATCCGCAGAACCGTGGCATCCGAACCGCTGTTGGCGTGCGCCAGCCCGGACTGGTGGCCTACGACATCGTGCCGGAGGAGACAGCCGCCAGCCGTGACCTCCTAGGAGCGGTATTCGGAGCGCCGACTTCGAAGCGTTCCGTCGCGGATCAGGTGTTCGGTACTGCCTCGCCATCGGCTCGCCCCGGCATCCTCAATGATGTTTTCGGCCCTCGCACCGGGACGGCCGCCGCGACCGTAGGCACCGGCATTGCGCTCGGCGCGCTGGACGACGGCCCGACTGCGGAATGGGACGGGACATTCTCCAGCCCGCTCGGCGCTGTCACGGATCGCACTACTAGCGGCTTCGGCCTCCGCGATGCTCCGAATACCTCTCTCGGCGTCGGTAGCACCAACCATGCCGGCATAGACCTCGCAGAACGCGGACAGGTTGGCTACGCCGCGAACGCCGCCGGCCCCGGCATAGTCACCCACGCCGGCCCTCTCGGCAACTACGGCACGGCCGTCACCGTCGAGCACCCGAACGGCTTCACCAGCGTCTACGGCCACTTGCAGAGCGTCGGCGTGAAGAAGGGTGACGAGATTGCCAAGGGAACGCCGGTAGGCCTTGTGGGCGCTTCCGGCAACGTGTCCGGCCCGCATCTGCATTTCGAGATGCGCGACCCGCTCGGGCAGCCCGTCAACCCAAGGGATGTGGTCGACTTCACCCGGCGCGACCTCGCCGCAACGCCGACCTCGCGCCCCATGTCCCCGACCGAGCAGCGCAACACTGCGGCGGCCTATGGGAACATGGCAGCCTCCATGGCGAATGCCGGCGTGCTCGGTGTGGGCCGCGCCGCTCCATCCTCCGGGCTTCCTGCCGGATTCGACACCGCGCGCTTTGCCGGCGACGTGATGCCATCCCGCCCGTCCGGCGCGCCGTCTCCCGCCTCCTCGCAGATGGCGGCCTTTGCCGGACCTCAACCCTCCCGGAGCCCGTCGCCAGCCTCCATGCCGAGCCCGGAACGTTTTGGCTATGCGCCTGCCGCCGCTTCGGCGCCAAAGGCAGGCGGCCTTGGTGGATTGGGTGGAGCGAAAGCCGCCCCCGATCCGGCCCGGTTCGGCCCGGCGGAGATGACCAGCACGGCAAAGACCGGCAGGCTCTCCAGCACGGTCACGCCGTCCACGGCAACGCCGATGTCCAGCATGAGGGACACGATGACGGCCGGCCTCAGCCAAGACCCGCACGTATCGTTGGCCGAACCGCATACAGTGTCCCTCTCCAGCGCCTCGCCGAGCGCGATGGGCATGTTGCCGTCGAAGTATTCGGCACCGCTCGGCCCGGCATCCACGTTCAACCCGACGCCAAGCATCTCGATGACGGACTATAAGGGGCAGATCGTGACAGCACCGGTCACGACGCTCCCGACCAGCGTTGTTCCGCTATCGCTGCCCGCTGTTCCTGCTCCGACCGTCCAGCCCATGGTGACGCCGGTGGCGAAGCAGCCTGTCAGCCCGCAGAC
The window above is part of the Rhizobiaceae bacterium genome. Proteins encoded here:
- a CDS encoding peptidoglycan DD-metalloendopeptidase family protein gives rise to the protein MDTILGEAVAGSRSVRFEDMLNIASTIANRAAATGVSMQQIVSAPNQYSAYGKSLPPGVEKYRDLAQKALEHVQTKGPVTTATYYATPSATKNLPSGLQPVAQTRGHQFFDDPQNRGIRTAVGVRQPGLVAYDIVPEETAASRDLLGAVFGAPTSKRSVADQVFGTASPSARPGILNDVFGPRTGTAAATVGTGIALGALDDGPTAEWDGTFSSPLGAVTDRTTSGFGLRDAPNTSLGVGSTNHAGIDLAERGQVGYAANAAGPGIVTHAGPLGNYGTAVTVEHPNGFTSVYGHLQSVGVKKGDEIAKGTPVGLVGASGNVSGPHLHFEMRDPLGQPVNPRDVVDFTRRDLAATPTSRPMSPTEQRNTAAAYGNMAASMANAGVLGVGRAAPSSGLPAGFDTARFAGDVMPSRPSGAPSPASSQMAAFAGPQPSRSPSPASMPSPERFGYAPAAASAPKAGGLGGLGGAKAAPDPARFGPAEMTSTAKTGRLSSTVTPSTATPMSSMRDTMTAGLSQDPHVSLAEPHTVSLSSASPSAMGMLPSKYSAPLGPASTFNPTPSISMTDYKGQIVTAPVTTLPTSVVPLSLPAVPAPTVQPMVTPVAKQPVSPQTTASIPTSRPSFSAYDVHNGVAPVGYQAPATGGNLVSRDQFGNTHVTNQFGVTTVTDPTGRQMGTLGGLGKGIGSVFDKATPGMVGAVVGGAIAGFPGAVAGYALGSRASGQTGQKSGGLGGLGGFLSGLFGGGSSSGGGGSSSGGRGGGSSGSRGGPPGADRDHAGN
- a CDS encoding YfjI family protein, coding for MLKFETNPADLPKVEGVTMLRSALDHALPGNWPEPDMRYLRADLPEPPALPLDDVFSKGWTKWIRAAAEAKGAPADYVVAAVLAVCGSLIGNTRWVSPWQGWAEPPILWSVVVGNPSANKSPALDAVLIPLKQAERRIRDRDQTALSEWRSKAEVAKLAESAWKESVKAAIKAGEEPPPRPDSANAGPEPFLTRLSVSDTTIERLAVILSHQPRGTLLARDELAGWLMGMTRYSGGGSDRPFWLEAYGGRGYTVERMGRENVYVERLSVAVVGGIQPDRLRSLLTKTDDDGLLARFLPIWPHPAPIKRPSLFYDEAFVESAITRLLTLKMPVDEEGCERPWFVHFSDDARRLLDSFRETVREWEAGTEGLLLSFIGKLPGMAARLSLVLAHLEWASGEADEPGEITLEQFAKAAHLVEEYLLPMARRAYADASVPAAERAARRLVALIREAGWQEFTTRQVLRYERNGLSTSEEMAPVLKLLEDAEVIRPAEASSGPKGGRPARAFNVNPSLHRRQS
- a CDS encoding DUF1778 domain-containing protein yields the protein MRANVGMSDRIRFGLFFEEKQIIAEAAARRGLSIAEFVRQSAITAAAKVAA